Proteins from a single region of Scatophagus argus isolate fScaArg1 chromosome 23, fScaArg1.pri, whole genome shotgun sequence:
- the LOC124054731 gene encoding protein phosphatase methylesterase 1-like, whose amino-acid sequence MWEESFDTEHEVGGKLDYSPVSWREYFDQMEDVNVGLADSRDVFRIYKAGIEGPLLVLLHGGGHSALSWAVFTTAIASRVTCRVLAMDLRGHGATLVRQSDDFSTQTMSSDVANVIQACYGETPPPIILIGHGVGGAIAVHTASNMLLPTTVGLVAIDVVEGSAMEALHSIQNFLKGRPKSFKSMDHAIEWSVKSGQIRNLESARVSMVGQIKRCEVDEADTLEQASPVTDVVVERNEEFYDQSYVNDKENAASESVYKWRIDLSKSEKYWDGWFRGTSNLFLACNLPKLLLLAGIDRLDRDLTIGQMQGKFMMQVLPPCGHAVQEDKPDKVAEAVAAFLLRHKFAEARRETRSSNSFTR is encoded by the exons TGAGGTTGGTGGCAAGCTAGACTACTCGCCGGTGTCCTGGCGGGAGTATTTTGACCAGATGGAGGATGTGAACGTGGGGCTGGCCGACAGCAGGGACGTGTTCAGGATTTATAAAGCAGGAATTGAAGGACCActgctggttctgctgcatGGAGGGGGACACTCGGCCCTGTCCTGGGCCGTCTTCACC ACAGCCATCGCCAGCAGAGTGACCTGCAGGGTACTTGCCATGGATCTCAGAGGTCATG GTGCCACCCTGGTCCGCCAATCAGACGACTTCTCAACTCAAACTATGTCCAG CGATGTAGCCAATGTGATTCAAGCCTGCTATGGTGAGACTCCTCCCCCCATCATCTTGATTGGCCATGGCGTAGGTGGGGCGATCGCGGTGCATACAGCCAGCAACATGCTGCTACCAACCACTGTGGGCCTGGTGGCCATAGACGTCGTGGAAG GCAGTGCAATGGAGGCACTCCACAGCATACAGAACTTCCTGAAGGGACGACCCAAATCCTTCAAGTCAATGGACCACGCCATCGAGTGGAG cgTCAAGAGTGGGCAAATCAGGAACCTGGAATCTGCCAGAGTCTCAATGGTTGGTCAGATCAAAAG ATGTGAGGTGGATGAGGCCGACACTCTAGAGCAGGCCAGTCCGGTGACCGATGTGGTTGTCGAGCGTAACGAAGAATTCTATGATCAGAGCTATGTCAACGACAAAGAAAATGCTGCCTCAGAG AGTGTGTACAAGTGGCGTATAGACCTGTCAAAGTCagaaaagtattgggatggcTGGTTCAGAGGAACCTCCAACCTCTTCCTGGCTTGCAACCTGCCCAAACTCCTGCTACTGGCTG GAATCGACCGGCTGGACAGAGATCTGACTATCGGCCAGATGCAAG GTAAATTCATGATGCAGGTGCTGCCCCCCTGTGGCCACGCAGTGCAAGAAGACAAACCAGACAAA GTGGCTGAAGCTGTGGCCGCCTTCCTGCTGAGACACAAGTTTGCTGAAGCCAGAAGAGAAACCAGGAG CTCCAACTCTTTCACACGATGA